A stretch of DNA from bacterium:
GTATGGGCACGCATTGGCTGGACAGCACATCCGCCGAGTTCCACGGACACATGTTCACGCACACGCTGATCTACGGGTTTTATCACGGGCAGTTCATTTTTTATGAGCCTATGGTGACGCGCGCGTATTTCATGATGAACCCGGACAGCACCTTCCAGATTCCGCAGCCCGAGTCCTATCAGCGCACGGGCTACTACCCGACCACCTACACGGTCAGCTACAATGCAGACAGCTACACGTACACCGTAAGCATCGGCGGCTTTGTGTTCCGCAATGTGGGCGGCGCGGGCGTGGACGACCCGGTGGCGGCACGGCCTTCCGGCTACGAACTGGCGGACAACTATCCGAATCCTTTCAACCCCAGCACCAGCATTCAGTTTGTCCTTCCGCGAGCGTCGCGCGTCTCTCTGACGATCTACAATTTGTTGGGAGAAGAAGTGGCTTCACTTGTGGATGGGATGTTGAGCGAAGGATCGCATACCGTGCAGTTCAATGGCAGCACGATGGGGAGTGGAGTGTATTTCTATCGCTTGAAAACAGACGGCTTTGTCAGTACGAAAAAGATGATCATGCTCAAGTAGATCCCGTACCTCCACCTCTATCAGCAGAAAAGGGACAGTGATGTCCCTTTTCTGCTGGGGTAACCCCTGCACCCCAACGCAGTGCGTTGGATCACGGGGCCGGCTTCGCCGGGGGGACAGCGCGGAAGACCGCGCGGTCCCTTCCGCATTGATCCTTAGTGGCGGCCTCCGGCCTTCTCTTTACCCCCATCTATCTTCCCCCACCCCCATCCCGGCCTTCCCGTCCCGCGATAAATCGGGGACCTACCGTAGGGGAAGGAGATGAGAGCGGAACCCCCTTCTTATTCCCCCTTTTGCAAAGGGGGAAGGGCAGAAAAGACAGGGCAATCAGTTTGAGCTTACATAGTGTGTGGGATCGGGGACTCCGGCTTCGGAGAAGCCGCGCGACCGGATGAGGCAACTGTCACAGCGGGCGCAGGCGAGGCCTTCGGGGGTTGGATCGTAGCAGCTATGGGTCAGGGAATAGTCCACGCCGAGCCGCGCGCCCCAGCGGATGATCTCGGCTTTGGTGAGCATAAGCAGCGGAGCCTGAATGCTGAAACGCTTGCCTTCGCGTCCGGCTTTGGTGGCAAGATTGGCGGTTTGCTCGAAGGCGGCCAGATAATCCGGGCGGCAGTCGGGATAGCCCGAATAGTCGACCGCATTGGCTCCGATAAAAATTGTCTGTGCGCCGAGGGTTTCCGCCCAGCCCAATGCCAGAGACAAAAACACCGTGTTGCGCGCGGGGACATAAGTGATAGGAATGTCCTCGCCCATCTGCGCGGCGGTGCGTTCTTTGGGG
This window harbors:
- the queC gene encoding 7-cyano-7-deazaguanine synthase QueC; its protein translation is MSTPNPRAVVLLSGGIDSTTTAAVARDQGFDLYALTIYYGQRHAVELEAARKVAESLHVIRHILLNIDLSVFGGSALTADIEVPKERTAAQMGEDIPITYVPARNTVFLSLALGWAETLGAQTIFIGANAVDYSGYPDCRPDYLAAFEQTANLATKAGREGKRFSIQAPLLMLTKAEIIRWGARLGVDYSLTHSCYDPTPEGLACARCDSCLIRSRGFSEAGVPDPTHYVSSN
- a CDS encoding T9SS type A sorting domain-containing protein — encoded protein: MTTKANFGPAALFLLLALSTASVFAQGTFYGDSASMGQGTIRSWIQTTRDSVPVAMGVTFTAGLLQGLPGGEEDVSLELPRVASDSLFTHVYFNWEPQGHPPTPYMQPHFDIHFYMISSLARRLIPAGVDTFQVPSQFVPPNYTPGPPPVQVVPGMGTHWLDSTSAEFHGHMFTHTLIYGFYHGQFIFYEPMVTRAYFMMNPDSTFQIPQPESYQRTGYYPTTYTVSYNADSYTYTVSIGGFVFRNVGGAGVDDPVAARPSGYELADNYPNPFNPSTSIQFVLPRASRVSLTIYNLLGEEVASLVDGMLSEGSHTVQFNGSTMGSGVYFYRLKTDGFVSTKKMIMLK